A window of the Tenebrio molitor chromosome 1, icTenMoli1.1, whole genome shotgun sequence genome harbors these coding sequences:
- the LOC138122280 gene encoding coiled-coil domain-containing protein 50, translated as MSEARIRDNDVLPKGRVNEVCQEWMVREDGALAYRLQNQEISEHLSGNKYRNAVVREDFPRAKNEQLREQRLAEQTALIYHRMLAEQEEQDNQVARQLAEQLEREERQKRRLLEVHDQDIAKQLLHRERINVERQHALSPQRPPPPRNYDQNLSPHRPDSYNYQANLPKRQAKPMPLPQAFPHDVSDLYTEPYRNPEALANQFDRIDIAEVGLPIDEVAERQIQEERDAALARQLQEQEGSLEDTLLNRDRMLAIEAQDKELAKMLQERERTKARRARERAKQKALAKKQQLEAQQSTANQIMPDDSYSFPADLIPPRASIPRNHANISDTYALPNQNEDDINYSLPADVLPSHNLIDNNIKSNYSPQKSYDQRYALGDKVINGIDSSVRPSFDSDRSVDSAPAIRPNQLDLKSPLNRMNKPRYPEPESCDTASGPSASPGSQHINIAMAIDPTYPKRGIIHSSSSFDTSSSTVTTSTSSSSPGMVLPPPDISEVEDESNIPPYMPIQGQRRTASLEKKQKKKNKDGGCKQQ; from the exons ATGTCAGAAGCAAGAATTCGCGACAACGACGTACTCCCCAAAGGAAGGGTGAACGAAGTATGCCAAGAATGGATGGTAAGAGAAGATGGGGCTTTGGCGTATCGGTTACAAAACCAAGAAATATCAGAACATCTTTCGGGTAACAAATATCGTAACGCCGTTGTTCGCGAAGACTTTCCTCGCGCTAAAAATGAACAACTCAGAGAACAACGTTTAGCCGAACAAACGGCATTAATTTACCATCGAATGTTAGCAGAACAAGAAGAGCAAGATAACCAAGTTGCCAGACAATTAGCTGAACAACTAGAACGTGAGGAACGTCAGAAACGAAGATTGTTGGAAGTGCATGATCAAGATATAGCCAAACAGCTGTTACACCGAGAGAGAATTAATGTAGAACGACAACATGCGTTGTCACCTCAACGACCACCCCCACCTCGTAATTATGATCAAAACTTATCACCTCATCGACCAGATTCATATAATTATCAAGCCAATTTACCCAAACGACAAGCCAAACCTATGCCACTACCCCAAGCTTTCCCTCATGATGTTTCTGACTTATACACTGAACCATATCGCAACCCTGAAGCTCTTGCTAATCAGTTTGATAGGATTGACATTGCTGAAGTGGGACTGCCAATAGATGAAGTGGCTGAAAGACAAATCCAAGAAGAGAGAGATGCAGCATTAGCTCGACAGTTGCAAGAACAAGAGGGTTCTTTAGAGGACACTTTATTGAATCGAGATCGAATGTTAGCTATTGAAGCGCAAGACAAGGAACTCGCCAAAATGTTGCAAGAACGAGAAAGGACCAAGGCAAGAAGAGCACGCGAGCGCGCTAAGCAAAAAGCTCTCGCAAAAAAACAGCAGCTAGAGGCTCAACAGAGCACTGCCAATCAGATTATGCCCGACGACTCTTACTCGTTTCCAGCTGATCTGATACCTCCAAGAGCTTCCATTCCGAGGAACCACGCAAACATATCAGACACATACGCGTTGCCCAATCAAAATGAAGATGATATTAATTACAGTTTACCAGCTGATGTTTTGCCATCACATAATTTAATTGACAATAATATTAAATCAAATTATAGCCCACAAAAGAGTTACGACCAACGTTATGCCTTAGGTGATAAAGTGATCAACGGTATTGATTCAAGTGTTCGTCCGTCCTTTGATAGCGATAGAAGCGTGGATAGCGCTCCAGCTATTCGACCCAACCAACTGGACTTGAA ATCTCCATTAAATCGAATGAATAAACCCAGATATCCGGAACCGGAAAGCTGTGATACTGCAAGTGGGCCATCTGCGTCACCTGGTTCCCAACATATCAACATAGCCATGGCTATAGATCCGACATATCCTAAAAGAGGAATAATACATTCTTCTTCCAGCTTTGATACTTCCTCTAGCACTGTAACCACGAGCACTTCCAGTAGTAGCCCTGGCATGGTGCTGCCACCTCCCGACATTTCTGAAGTAGAGGACGAAAGCAATATTCCGCCGTATATGCCCATTCAAGGCCAACGCAGAACAGCTTCTCTagagaaaaaacaaaagaaaaagaacaagGATGGTGGATGCAAACaacagtaa
- the LOC138134348 gene encoding pyrimidodiazepine synthase-like produces MNSKHLSKGARQLSPVRKGKIRLYTNRFCPYCQRVVLILDAKNIPYEIVNINLLNKPDWMYDKSPMGKIPAIEMDNGEVLYESLIIADYLDEKYPQRQLHPKDPLQKAKDQLLLRQFTKVINALLKSIHVGRVDNDEAEVITEGLTTFEKELANRSGPFFAGQKPGMLDYMIWPWCERSDVLKMFGRAYILKKDKYQKLMDWRKIMMEDETVKKSCCDVNTHIKYLQSHRAGLPDYDLLCFK; encoded by the exons ATGAATTCCAAACATCTTAGTAAAG gtgCACGACAACTATCTCCTGTgcgaaaaggaaaaattcgATTGTACACTAATAGATTTTGCCCTTATTGTCAACGTGtcgtgttaattttagatgCAAAGAACATACC ATATGAAATTGTtaacataaatttattaaataaaccaGATTGGATGTATGATAAGTCTCCCATGGGAAAAATTCCTGCAATTGAAATGGACAATGGAGAGGTACTGTATGAATCTTTAATTATTGCGGATTACTTGGATGAAAAATATCCACAACGGCAATTACATCCAAAGGATCCTTTacaaaaagcaaaagatcagcTCTTACTTAGACAGTTTACTaag GTTATTAATGCTTTACTTAAGTCGATTCACGTCGGAAGAGTTGACAACGATGAAGCAGAAGTTATTACAGAAGGTCTTACAACATTCGAAAAGGAGTTGGCTAATAGATCTGGTCCATTTTTTGCTGGCCAGAAACCAGGCATGCTCGACTATATGATATGGCCCTGGTGTGAAAGATCAGACGTCCTCAAGATGTTCGGTAGAgcatatattttaaaaaaagataaataccAAAAACTT ATGGACTGGCGAAAAATTATGATGGAAGATGAAACAGTAAAAAAGAGCTGTTGCGATGTGAATACTCACATCAAATATCTACAATCACATAGAGCAGGATTACCTGATTACGATCTATTGTGTTTTaagtaa